A stretch of the Leptospiraceae bacterium genome encodes the following:
- the rsmH gene encoding 16S rRNA (cytosine(1402)-N(4))-methyltransferase RsmH, with the protein MEEFKPTHIPVLPKEILEFFGQIENQENPIFLDGTAGEGGHSELVLKEFQKAKLVLNDRDSIMLARATERLSAYQGRFYPLEGNFSEVDATDLEERIGKGKVDGILLDLGISTFHLTSSERGFSFKNEEYLDMRLDETGKLTAYDVLNKYKAEKLSQIFREYGEENWTKKIVEKILLVRKKNPIRTTLDLAKLVESVIPRKFWPDKTHPSFRVFQAVRIEVNNELGHIKDGIENLTNLLEKGGILCVISFHSLEDRIVKQVFREKSKDEMFSILTKKPITPSEEEMKTNPSSRSAKLRVLKAL; encoded by the coding sequence ATGGAAGAATTTAAACCCACACATATTCCCGTCTTACCAAAAGAAATTTTAGAATTCTTTGGTCAGATTGAAAACCAAGAAAATCCAATTTTTCTAGATGGAACCGCAGGCGAAGGCGGACACAGTGAGCTAGTTCTAAAAGAATTTCAGAAAGCAAAATTAGTATTAAACGACCGCGACTCGATCATGCTTGCCCGTGCGACAGAAAGACTCAGTGCGTATCAAGGGAGATTCTATCCACTCGAAGGAAATTTTTCAGAAGTAGATGCGACTGACCTCGAAGAAAGAATAGGCAAAGGCAAAGTAGATGGGATTTTGCTGGATTTAGGAATTTCTACTTTTCATCTGACTTCTTCTGAGCGTGGATTCAGCTTTAAAAATGAAGAATATCTGGATATGAGGCTAGATGAGACTGGAAAACTGACAGCATATGACGTTTTAAACAAATATAAGGCTGAAAAATTATCGCAAATCTTCCGAGAATATGGAGAAGAGAACTGGACAAAGAAGATTGTAGAAAAAATTCTACTTGTGCGAAAGAAAAATCCGATTCGAACCACTCTAGATTTAGCGAAGTTGGTAGAATCAGTCATTCCTCGCAAGTTCTGGCCTGATAAGACTCATCCTTCGTTTCGGGTGTTTCAAGCAGTTCGAATTGAAGTGAATAATGAGTTAGGTCATATAAAAGATGGGATTGAAAATCTCACAAATCTTTTAGAGAAAGGTGGAATTTTGTGCGTGATTTCTTTTCATTCTTTAGAAGATAGGATAGTAAAACAAGTTTTTCGGGAAAAAAGTAAAGACGAAATGTTTAGCATACTTACAAAAAAGCCAATCACTCCAAGTGAAGAGGAAATGAAAACAAACCCGTCCTCGCGCTCAGCTAAACTGCGGGTATTGAAGGCATTATGA